Proteins from a single region of Paraglaciecola sp. T6c:
- a CDS encoding protein kinase domain-containing protein has product MVAQTDLKHFYIPDEQSIYLLSHKDAQKLKDWFKLCTEQLTRLGYQDIELIGKGAFGFAFAGKPTHDPSKHYVFKFSRANLPQHVQDRLEEEAYMLGHVAHAHVPSLVTFQRIKKQSILVMQRAQGKDLEKVSLEHGPLSPRLVVKIAVQLADILQTLRTFSQNGHPKPIVHGDIKPSNIVFDPTTEEVGLIDWGSSVFAQLDAQGNYLANNVMDLMSNDMQQTNARLGDVYFIGPEQLSGNLSSPRFDEQGLASTLYALASGQSSRFGAQVIRPNALGLPKMLAEILTAMLSDDKQKRAQGGDYLLNNIQYLKNLVFSPQDPPQSTAMIPGWSHQKSREIDTVVYSSRKSFLRAEAYQSTEELRYLNDEQFERYYKNYLQGMGETEKAFISEVSRLGKYPVVGGLAVRWTPQGVYIDSSLNIYDPQLKSAFDATVNNIVTLARSIHRVGVFKSCMFNARDTLHIERDDENTPFVPETNMRIAYELNNISVQEDESRMHSYFEDGADPDELLTLPDELMRIIHQLNAIHHTGCIIFEALPTHLKIHSYYTLLDHTSEVEFAHLLSEIIALVPTIEGIGMSGFMKLPYKDTRFFEHQAHLPDKFYPRNPYIDRAAGS; this is encoded by the coding sequence GCGCGTTTGGTTTTGCCTTTGCGGGTAAGCCAACGCATGATCCGTCAAAACATTATGTGTTTAAGTTCTCCCGGGCCAACTTACCTCAGCACGTTCAAGATCGCCTCGAAGAAGAAGCGTATATGTTGGGTCATGTTGCCCACGCTCACGTTCCGAGCTTAGTCACTTTCCAGCGTATCAAAAAGCAATCTATCTTAGTGATGCAACGAGCCCAAGGTAAAGATCTGGAAAAAGTGTCTCTAGAACACGGGCCATTATCCCCAAGGCTGGTAGTAAAAATTGCCGTGCAGTTAGCTGATATTCTGCAAACATTGCGCACGTTTAGCCAAAATGGACACCCAAAGCCGATAGTACATGGGGACATAAAACCGTCTAACATTGTGTTTGACCCTACGACCGAAGAAGTGGGTTTAATCGATTGGGGCTCATCTGTGTTTGCTCAACTAGATGCCCAGGGCAATTATTTGGCAAATAATGTGATGGACCTTATGTCCAATGATATGCAGCAGACCAATGCTAGGTTAGGGGATGTATACTTCATCGGACCAGAACAACTGAGCGGTAATTTATCATCCCCTCGATTTGATGAACAAGGTTTGGCAAGTACCTTATACGCGTTGGCGTCTGGTCAATCTAGTCGTTTTGGGGCACAAGTTATCAGGCCGAACGCGTTGGGATTACCTAAAATGTTGGCTGAGATATTAACCGCCATGCTCAGTGATGATAAGCAAAAGCGCGCTCAGGGTGGTGATTATTTACTCAACAATATTCAGTATTTAAAAAATCTGGTGTTTAGTCCGCAGGATCCTCCACAATCCACAGCTATGATCCCAGGTTGGAGTCATCAAAAATCTCGAGAGATAGACACGGTCGTATACAGCTCAAGAAAGTCATTTTTGCGCGCCGAAGCATACCAAAGCACTGAAGAATTGCGTTATCTCAACGACGAACAATTTGAACGCTATTATAAGAATTACTTACAAGGGATGGGTGAAACTGAAAAAGCCTTTATTTCAGAGGTCAGTCGCTTAGGTAAATACCCAGTAGTGGGCGGTTTAGCCGTGCGCTGGACTCCGCAAGGGGTGTATATCGACTCCAGCTTAAACATTTACGACCCACAGCTAAAAAGCGCATTTGATGCCACGGTGAATAACATTGTGACATTAGCGCGCTCTATTCATCGGGTAGGGGTATTTAAAAGTTGCATGTTCAACGCACGTGATACCTTACATATTGAACGGGATGATGAGAACACGCCCTTTGTCCCAGAGACCAACATGCGTATAGCTTATGAGCTTAACAACATATCAGTGCAAGAAGATGAAAGTCGCATGCATTCCTATTTCGAAGATGGGGCTGATCCTGATGAGCTGCTAACTTTGCCCGATGAGTTAATGAGAATTATTCACCAGCTAAACGCAATTCATCACACTGGTTGTATCATTTTCGAGGCCTTGCCGACCCACCTTAAAATTCACAGTTATTACACCTTGCTTGATCACACATCAGAAGTCGAATTTGCTCATTTACTGAGTGAAATTATTGCCTTAGTACCGACCATTGAAGGGATCGGCATGTCAGGTTTTATGAAGCTACCCTACAAAGATACGCGTTTTTTCGAGCATCAAGCCCATTTACCTGATAAATTTTATCCACGAAACCCTTACATTGACCGAGCAGCAGGCTCGTGA
- a CDS encoding acyl-CoA thioesterase domain-containing protein codes for MSDIKLVDLLTLEKIEDGLFRGQSWDLGFRALFGGQVMGQAIAAAQLTLPEGRVAHSFHAYFLLPGDAKKPVVFDVQTVRDGRSFSTRRVKAIQNGRSIFYMTASFQQPEQGLEHQFAQMPDVPMPEDLPRDTTFDDKELGKLSTRMREAIAYHKPLDMRSVQQIDPVNPGVHEPKRYIWMKAEEALLGNVHLNQAMLSYASDYHFLSTAIQPHGVSVRDKNLIMATIDHAVWFHHPFDFDDWVLYCAESPFSGGARGLVRGQFFNRQGKLVASSMQEGLMRKI; via the coding sequence ATGAGCGATATTAAATTAGTAGATTTACTCACCCTAGAAAAAATAGAAGACGGGTTATTTCGCGGACAAAGCTGGGATCTTGGCTTTCGCGCTTTATTTGGCGGCCAAGTGATGGGACAAGCTATAGCAGCGGCGCAATTAACCTTGCCAGAGGGGCGAGTTGCGCATTCATTTCATGCCTATTTTTTGTTACCAGGGGATGCTAAAAAACCAGTGGTGTTTGATGTGCAAACCGTACGTGACGGGCGCAGTTTCTCGACTCGTCGGGTAAAAGCTATTCAAAATGGTCGCAGTATTTTTTATATGACAGCGTCTTTTCAGCAACCGGAGCAAGGATTAGAGCACCAGTTTGCCCAAATGCCAGATGTACCCATGCCAGAAGATTTGCCCAGAGACACCACATTCGATGATAAGGAATTGGGAAAGTTATCAACACGCATGCGCGAAGCCATTGCCTATCATAAACCCTTAGATATGCGCTCTGTTCAGCAAATTGATCCGGTGAATCCAGGTGTGCATGAGCCAAAACGCTATATTTGGATGAAAGCGGAGGAGGCGTTGCTTGGTAATGTTCATTTGAACCAAGCGATGCTGTCATATGCGTCAGATTATCATTTTTTGTCTACTGCCATTCAGCCCCACGGTGTGTCCGTTCGAGATAAAAATCTAATTATGGCGACAATCGACCATGCGGTGTGGTTTCACCATCCATTCGATTTTGATGATTGGGTTTTATATTGCGCTGAAAGCCCGTTTAGCGGCGGTGCACGTGGTTTGGTGCGTGGTCAATTCTTTAATCGTCAGGGCAAGCTTGTTGCGTCAAGTATGCAAGAAGGCTTAATGCGCAAAATTTAA
- a CDS encoding pyridoxal-phosphate-dependent aminotransferase family protein: protein MTAQFNTFIPPVRTLMGPGPSDVDPRILNALSRPTLGHLDPAFIQLMDEVKSLLQFAFKTDNQLTMPVSAPGSAGMESVFVNLLEPGDKVIVCQNGVFGGRMQQNVLRCGATAVMVQDTWGKQTDLHKVEDALKANPDAKAVAFVHAETSTGVRNDAKAICELAKRYDCLTIVDAVTSLGGIELDVDGWNIDAIYSGTQKCLSCVPGLSPVSFSPAAVEVIKNRKTPVQSWFLDMDLVMGYWGKGGKRAYHHTAPVNSLYALHESLRILHNEGLEQAWKRHADMHQALKTGLEGIGLEFVVDEAYRLPQLNMVSIPSGVDDAQVRGQLLNEFGLEIGAGLGELAGKVWRIGLMGYGSNKKNVDYCVSALTRVLNR, encoded by the coding sequence ATGACAGCGCAATTCAATACTTTTATTCCACCTGTTAGGACATTAATGGGCCCAGGGCCATCAGATGTCGATCCTCGTATTTTAAACGCACTTTCTCGTCCGACACTTGGGCACCTAGACCCAGCGTTTATTCAGTTGATGGACGAAGTTAAATCATTACTGCAATTTGCATTCAAAACCGACAATCAACTCACAATGCCCGTGTCTGCGCCCGGATCAGCAGGTATGGAGTCCGTCTTTGTAAACTTGCTTGAGCCAGGAGATAAAGTCATTGTGTGTCAAAATGGCGTGTTCGGTGGCCGTATGCAGCAAAATGTTCTACGCTGCGGCGCGACAGCTGTAATGGTTCAGGATACATGGGGTAAGCAAACCGATTTACACAAGGTCGAAGATGCCCTTAAGGCAAATCCTGATGCAAAAGCTGTGGCATTCGTTCACGCAGAAACATCCACCGGTGTGCGTAACGATGCCAAGGCAATTTGTGAGCTTGCCAAGCGATACGATTGCTTAACCATAGTCGATGCAGTGACCTCATTGGGCGGCATTGAGCTGGACGTTGATGGTTGGAATATTGATGCTATTTATTCAGGAACTCAAAAGTGTCTGTCATGTGTACCTGGCCTATCACCTGTTTCATTCAGCCCGGCTGCCGTAGAAGTGATCAAAAATCGCAAGACACCCGTGCAAAGTTGGTTTTTGGATATGGATTTAGTGATGGGGTACTGGGGCAAGGGCGGCAAACGCGCGTATCATCACACAGCACCAGTAAATAGTTTATATGCCTTGCACGAATCGTTACGCATTTTACATAACGAAGGGCTTGAGCAGGCATGGAAACGCCATGCAGACATGCATCAAGCATTAAAGACAGGCCTTGAAGGCATTGGCCTGGAGTTTGTTGTTGATGAAGCCTATCGTTTACCGCAGCTCAACATGGTGAGCATTCCAAGCGGCGTGGACGATGCACAAGTCCGCGGCCAATTGCTAAATGAATTTGGCTTAGAGATTGGTGCCGGGCTAGGGGAGTTGGCTGGAAAAGTATGGCGTATCGGCCTGATGGGATATGGTAGCAACAAGAAAAACGTTGATTACTGCGTGAGTGCACTCACACGCGTGTTAAACCGATAA
- a CDS encoding glycosyltransferase, whose product MFQHFIITRFNLRKVDWTLSKTNAPVLTDTWMSNRLALFENYCFSSLTAQTQQNFTWLVFFDVTTPDKFRREIARLEQIFPQFTPVFIDGMDAFQSQIRVQIKQRLRQPYVITSRLDNDDSLHQDYVREVQSHFAQQSFMAIDIVDGYTLQVEPQVCFAKRSHVHNPFISLIEKAGEIKTVWFLDRHGQWSDVKALKSVRNKPMWMSVIHMENKVNTFLGFDNVPWSCIKSFNLVSEVEQRLAEKCISYNSWKPRSLKNKLKTKWKVNMKLFKRQLAN is encoded by the coding sequence ATGTTTCAGCATTTTATTATTACGCGATTTAACTTACGTAAGGTAGATTGGACGTTGTCGAAAACCAACGCCCCTGTGTTGACCGACACTTGGATGAGCAATCGCCTAGCATTGTTTGAGAATTATTGCTTCTCTTCCCTTACAGCACAAACTCAACAAAATTTTACGTGGCTTGTGTTTTTTGACGTTACGACCCCTGATAAATTTCGGCGTGAAATAGCAAGACTCGAACAGATATTCCCCCAGTTTACGCCCGTTTTTATAGATGGTATGGATGCGTTTCAGTCGCAAATTCGTGTTCAGATTAAACAACGTCTCAGACAACCTTATGTCATCACATCTCGTTTAGATAACGACGATAGCTTGCACCAAGATTATGTCAGAGAAGTCCAAAGTCATTTTGCTCAGCAGTCGTTTATGGCAATTGATATTGTAGATGGCTATACCTTGCAAGTTGAACCGCAAGTGTGTTTTGCAAAACGCTCACATGTGCATAACCCTTTCATCAGCTTAATAGAGAAAGCAGGTGAGATAAAAACAGTGTGGTTTTTAGATCGTCACGGACAGTGGAGCGATGTTAAAGCGCTTAAGTCTGTTCGAAACAAACCCATGTGGATGTCAGTTATTCATATGGAAAACAAAGTAAACACATTCTTGGGGTTTGATAATGTGCCATGGAGCTGTATAAAGTCGTTTAACTTAGTATCAGAGGTAGAACAAAGGCTTGCAGAGAAATGCATATCTTATAATAGTTGGAAACCAAGAAGTTTGAAAAACAAGCTAAAAACAAAATGGAAAGTGAACATGAAATTATTTAAACGCCAATTGGCCAATTGA
- a CDS encoding gamma carbonic anhydrase family protein, giving the protein MLYSLGKDTVSVGKDVFIAPGSHVMGKVVLADNASVWFNAVLRGDCDVISIGEGSNVQDGSVLHTDFGVPLIVGKGVTIGHKVMLHGCEVGDYTLVGINSVILNGAKIGKHCVIGANSLVTENMVIPDGSLVMGSPAKVVKSIPDPQKKMLEASGQHYVENAKRFLVDLKVQEQE; this is encoded by the coding sequence ATGTTGTATTCATTAGGAAAGGACACCGTTAGCGTTGGTAAAGATGTTTTTATCGCGCCTGGTAGTCATGTTATGGGTAAAGTGGTTTTAGCAGACAATGCCAGTGTTTGGTTTAATGCTGTTCTTCGTGGCGATTGTGACGTTATTTCGATTGGTGAGGGCAGTAATGTGCAAGACGGCAGTGTGCTGCATACCGATTTTGGTGTGCCTCTGATCGTTGGTAAGGGCGTTACCATTGGTCACAAAGTTATGTTGCATGGTTGCGAAGTAGGTGACTACACGCTCGTAGGTATCAATAGCGTGATTTTAAACGGCGCTAAAATTGGCAAGCACTGTGTGATTGGTGCCAATAGTCTAGTCACAGAGAATATGGTGATACCCGATGGTTCATTAGTGATGGGCTCGCCAGCCAAAGTAGTAAAGAGTATTCCTGATCCTCAGAAAAAGATGCTTGAAGCCTCTGGTCAACATTATGTTGAGAATGCTAAGCGTTTTTTGGTAGACCTAAAAGTACAAGAGCAGGAGTAG